The proteins below are encoded in one region of Reichenbachiella sp. 5M10:
- a CDS encoding o-succinylbenzoate synthase, with amino-acid sequence MSLKLEYQKHILQFKFAAGTSRGVLRTKEVWILKVTDTESSVSVGYGEVSVIERLSLDFKLDFDVELGELSEAISGQIMPQSESGVYQLVASMVEEAKPAIRFGLETALLDLLNGEQFKVFDNDFYNHGRQIPINGLIWMGDEEFMLTQIEKKIQRGFRCLKMKIGAIDFETEKKILGSIRKRFGESELTLRVDANGAFQTKDVLKKLDELAQFGLHSIEQPIMPRQYHAMQLVCKRSPVPVALDEELIGVFGPKAKRELLAGIEPPFIILKPSLLGGFAATTEWIKIAEELGVDWWITSALESNVGLNAICQYTAEFSDLSYQGLGTGQLYENNFHSPLTIDGQCISYHPNLSWDLSPLRFGE; translated from the coding sequence ATGTCTTTGAAACTAGAATATCAAAAACACATACTTCAGTTCAAATTTGCGGCGGGAACCTCCCGAGGAGTCCTTCGTACCAAAGAGGTTTGGATTCTGAAAGTGACGGATACCGAATCATCCGTGAGTGTGGGGTACGGTGAAGTGAGTGTTATAGAACGGTTGAGTCTCGATTTTAAACTTGATTTTGATGTAGAGTTGGGTGAATTGAGTGAGGCCATCTCGGGTCAAATCATGCCACAGTCAGAGAGTGGAGTGTACCAGTTAGTAGCCTCTATGGTGGAAGAGGCCAAACCTGCGATTCGTTTTGGTTTGGAGACCGCTTTGTTGGATTTGCTCAACGGAGAGCAGTTCAAGGTTTTTGACAATGATTTTTATAACCATGGACGGCAGATTCCAATCAATGGACTGATTTGGATGGGGGATGAGGAATTTATGCTGACCCAGATAGAGAAGAAAATACAGCGAGGGTTCCGGTGTCTCAAGATGAAGATAGGAGCGATTGATTTTGAGACGGAAAAGAAGATCTTGGGATCTATACGCAAGCGATTTGGGGAGAGTGAGCTGACGCTGAGGGTAGATGCGAACGGTGCTTTTCAGACAAAAGATGTCCTCAAGAAACTGGATGAACTGGCGCAGTTTGGCTTGCATTCTATCGAGCAGCCAATCATGCCTCGTCAATATCATGCCATGCAGTTGGTCTGCAAGCGATCTCCAGTTCCGGTGGCGTTGGATGAGGAGCTGATTGGTGTTTTTGGCCCAAAGGCGAAGCGAGAATTATTGGCAGGTATTGAGCCTCCGTTTATCATACTCAAGCCCTCGTTGTTGGGGGGATTTGCTGCCACGACTGAATGGATCAAGATTGCGGAAGAACTTGGGGTTGACTGGTGGATTACGTCTGCACTGGAAAGCAATGTCGGGCTCAATGCTATCTGTCAGTATACGGCTGAGTTTTCGGATTTGTCCTATCAAGGGTTAGGGACGGGGCAACTCTACGAAAATAACTTTCACTCCCCTTTGACCATCGATGGGCAGTGTATCTCGTATCACCCCAATCTCTCTTGGGACCTTTCGCCGCTTCGATTTGGTGAGTGA